From a single Maritimibacter sp. DP1N21-5 genomic region:
- a CDS encoding carbohydrate ABC transporter permease translates to MDNIAGRKPALGWAVNISVVLLVALWLFPTVGLLVSSFRTADQIAASGWWKAFIPTEQTEQLRTAEPDDVRVEEGDLFVVEGNLYGEEGSTTQISAWGVSSRDVSAYAPGDTADMGEGERFTLNQDGSYRWEGNEDQISGRGQRVFVTASQPPEFTLANYEYMLFSGGNANISKAFFNTLTVTIPATIIPILFAAFAAYALAWMDFAGRALLIAFVVALLVVPLQLALIPLLKLHLALGIGKGYLGVWLAHTGFGLPLAIYLLRNYMAGLPRDIIENARVDGATDFQIFIRIILPLSFPALASFAIFQFLWTWNDLLVALVFLVDSTGQTTVMTRHIVELLGTFGGNWEVLATAAFVSMAVPLAVFFLMQRYLVRGLLAGSVK, encoded by the coding sequence ATGGACAATATCGCAGGACGCAAGCCCGCCCTCGGCTGGGCCGTGAACATCTCGGTCGTGCTTCTGGTGGCGCTCTGGCTCTTCCCGACCGTCGGACTTCTGGTGAGTTCCTTCCGCACCGCCGACCAGATCGCTGCCTCGGGCTGGTGGAAGGCCTTCATCCCGACGGAACAGACCGAACAGCTTCGCACCGCCGAACCCGACGACGTCCGCGTCGAAGAGGGCGACCTGTTCGTGGTCGAAGGCAATCTTTACGGCGAGGAGGGCTCCACCACCCAGATCAGCGCCTGGGGCGTGTCGTCGCGCGATGTGAGCGCCTATGCCCCAGGGGACACCGCCGACATGGGCGAGGGCGAGCGCTTCACACTCAATCAGGACGGAAGCTACCGCTGGGAAGGCAACGAGGACCAGATTTCGGGCCGGGGCCAGCGCGTCTTCGTCACGGCGAGCCAGCCGCCGGAGTTCACGCTCGCCAATTATGAATACATGCTCTTCTCGGGCGGCAACGCAAATATCTCGAAGGCGTTCTTCAACACGCTGACGGTGACCATTCCCGCGACGATCATCCCGATCCTCTTCGCGGCCTTCGCGGCCTATGCGCTCGCCTGGATGGATTTCGCCGGGCGCGCGCTTCTGATCGCCTTCGTGGTCGCGCTGCTGGTCGTCCCCCTGCAACTGGCGCTCATTCCGCTCCTGAAGCTGCATCTCGCGCTGGGGATCGGGAAGGGCTATCTCGGGGTCTGGCTCGCACATACCGGGTTCGGGTTGCCACTCGCGATCTACCTGCTCCGAAACTACATGGCGGGCCTGCCGCGCGACATCATCGAGAACGCGCGCGTGGACGGGGCGACGGATTTCCAGATCTTCATCCGGATCATCCTGCCGCTGTCCTTCCCCGCGCTCGCCTCTTTTGCGATCTTCCAGTTCCTCTGGACATGGAACGACCTGCTCGTCGCACTCGTGTTCCTCGTCGACAGCACGGGACAGACCACGGTCATGACACGTCACATCGTCGAGCTTCTGGGCACCTTCGGGGGCAACTGGGAAGTACTGGCCACCGCGGCCTTCGTCTCCATGGCGGTGCCGCTCGCCGTGTTTTTCCTCATGCAACGTTATCTCGTGCGCGGCCTTCTGGCCGGCTCGGTGAAGTAA
- a CDS encoding alpha-amylase family glycosyl hydrolase, producing MTTQNHTHLAKDPDWWRGAVIYQIYPRSYQDSNGDGIGDLLGIVGRLPYIASLGVDAVWISPFFTSPMKDFGYDVSDYFDVDPMFGSLADFDAVIETAHALGIKVMIDLVLSHTSDEHPWFKASRASRENPRADWYVWADAKDDGTPPNNWLSIFGGSAWQWDPGRLQYYLHNFLTSQPDLNFHNEEVREALLGVARFWLERGVDGFRLDTINFYTHDAELRNNPALKPEERQSKTAPSVNPYTWQNHLYDKSRPENLLFLRKLREVMKHYNAAAVGEVGDDQRGLDILGEYTKGDDLMQMCYAFELLSGATPSAAYVAETLQAVEDVAPDGWACWAYSNHDVVRHITRWNLSPAAARGFMTLLMCLKGSACIYQGEELGLPEADIAFEDLQDPYGIEFWPEFKGRDGCRTPMVWDHDRALGGFTHGAKSWLPVPQDHLALAVDRADADPGALIHHYRRAIAFRNTHPALKKGGIEDLRAYGQVLSFRRIHDGEEIFFAINLGEVPVTLTPPKGDWLEIGAELNAAHPRHEGQIHLAHWQPSILLRERANQG from the coding sequence TTGACGACCCAGAACCACACGCATCTTGCCAAGGACCCTGACTGGTGGCGGGGCGCAGTGATCTACCAGATCTATCCGCGCAGCTATCAGGACTCGAACGGCGACGGGATCGGCGACCTTCTGGGGATCGTGGGGCGGCTGCCCTACATCGCCTCGCTCGGTGTGGATGCGGTCTGGATCTCGCCCTTCTTCACCTCGCCGATGAAAGACTTCGGCTATGACGTGTCGGATTACTTCGACGTGGACCCGATGTTCGGGAGCCTCGCGGATTTCGATGCGGTGATCGAAACGGCCCATGCGCTCGGCATCAAGGTCATGATCGACCTCGTCCTGTCGCATACGTCGGACGAACACCCCTGGTTCAAGGCAAGCCGGGCGAGCCGCGAGAACCCGCGTGCCGACTGGTATGTCTGGGCCGACGCCAAGGATGACGGGACGCCGCCCAACAACTGGCTGTCGATCTTCGGGGGGAGCGCCTGGCAATGGGATCCGGGACGGCTCCAATACTACCTGCATAACTTCCTGACGTCGCAGCCCGACCTCAATTTCCATAATGAGGAGGTGCGGGAGGCGCTTCTGGGCGTCGCGCGGTTCTGGCTCGAACGCGGGGTGGACGGATTCCGGCTCGACACGATCAACTTCTACACCCATGACGCCGAACTGCGGAACAACCCGGCGCTCAAACCCGAGGAACGCCAGTCCAAGACCGCGCCCTCGGTGAACCCCTATACCTGGCAGAACCACCTTTATGACAAGTCGCGTCCCGAGAACCTTCTGTTCCTGCGCAAGCTGCGCGAGGTGATGAAGCACTATAACGCCGCCGCCGTGGGTGAGGTGGGCGACGACCAGCGCGGGCTCGATATCCTTGGCGAATACACCAAGGGCGATGACCTCATGCAGATGTGTTACGCCTTTGAACTGCTGTCCGGCGCGACGCCAAGCGCGGCTTACGTCGCCGAGACGCTTCAGGCGGTCGAGGATGTGGCGCCCGATGGCTGGGCCTGCTGGGCCTATTCCAACCACGACGTGGTGCGCCATATCACCCGCTGGAACCTCTCGCCCGCCGCCGCGCGGGGCTTCATGACGCTCCTGATGTGCCTCAAGGGCTCGGCCTGCATCTATCAGGGCGAGGAACTGGGGCTGCCCGAGGCCGACATCGCCTTCGAGGACCTTCAGGACCCTTACGGGATCGAGTTCTGGCCCGAATTCAAGGGCCGGGACGGATGCCGCACGCCGATGGTCTGGGACCACGACCGCGCGCTTGGCGGGTTCACGCATGGCGCCAAGAGCTGGCTTCCCGTGCCGCAGGACCACCTCGCGCTGGCGGTGGACCGGGCCGATGCCGATCCCGGCGCGCTCATCCATCACTACCGCCGCGCCATCGCGTTCCGCAACACGCATCCGGCGCTCAAGAAGGGTGGGATCGAGGATCTGCGCGCCTACGGGCAGGTGCTGTCGTTCCGGCGCATCCATGACGGCGAAGAGATCTTTTTCGCGATCAACCTGGGTGAGGTGCCGGTGACGCTCACCCCGCCCAAGGGTGACTGGCTGGAAATCGGCGCCGAGCTCAACGCCGCGCATCCGCGCCACGAGGGACAGATACATCTTGCGCATTGGCAGCCGTCGATCCTGCTCAGAGAACGCGCGAACCAGGGGTAG
- the prfB gene encoding peptide chain release factor 2 — MRAEAQNNVEAIEKSLKLLRQRIGWETAEHRMEELNAMTENPDLWNDPDRAQKLMRERQALVGAMDGYKDMAQELSDSVELIELGEMEDDAEVVKDAEGALKKLREKAAQAELEALLNGEADPNDSFLEVHSGAGGTESCDWASMLARMYVRWAEQHGYTVELQSTTPGEEAGIKSATYKISGHNAYGWLKSESGVHRLVRISPYDSAARRHTSFSSVWVYPVVDDNIEIDVQPNDIRIDTYRSSGAGGQHVNTTDSAVRITHIPTGIVVTSSEKSQHQNRDIAMKALKSRLYQLELDRRNAAINEAHAAKGEAGWGNQIRSYVLQPYQMVKDLRTGFETSDTQGVLDGDIDGLMAATLAMDVSGKSRAEANSDD, encoded by the coding sequence ATGCGGGCAGAGGCTCAGAACAACGTCGAGGCGATCGAGAAGTCGTTGAAGCTTCTTCGGCAACGGATCGGTTGGGAAACCGCCGAGCACCGGATGGAAGAACTCAACGCCATGACCGAGAACCCGGATCTCTGGAACGACCCGGACCGGGCGCAGAAGCTCATGCGGGAACGCCAGGCGCTGGTGGGCGCCATGGACGGCTACAAGGACATGGCGCAAGAGCTCTCCGACTCGGTCGAGTTGATCGAACTGGGCGAGATGGAAGACGACGCCGAGGTCGTGAAAGATGCCGAGGGCGCGCTGAAGAAGCTGCGCGAGAAGGCTGCGCAGGCGGAACTCGAGGCGCTCCTCAATGGCGAGGCCGACCCCAACGACAGCTTCCTCGAGGTTCACTCGGGCGCGGGCGGCACGGAAAGCTGCGACTGGGCCTCGATGCTCGCGCGCATGTATGTGCGTTGGGCCGAGCAGCACGGCTACACCGTCGAGCTTCAATCCACGACGCCGGGTGAAGAGGCAGGGATCAAGTCCGCGACCTACAAGATTTCCGGGCACAATGCCTATGGCTGGCTCAAGTCGGAGTCAGGCGTGCATCGGCTCGTGCGCATTTCGCCCTATGACTCGGCCGCGCGGCGGCACACGTCTTTTTCGTCGGTCTGGGTCTATCCGGTCGTGGACGACAACATCGAGATCGACGTGCAGCCCAACGACATTCGCATCGACACCTATCGGTCGTCGGGCGCGGGTGGGCAGCACGTGAACACGACCGACTCCGCCGTGCGCATCACCCACATCCCGACCGGCATCGTGGTGACGTCCTCGGAAAAATCCCAGCACCAGAACCGCGATATCGCCATGAAGGCCCTGAAATCGCGGCTCTACCAGCTGGAGCTCGACCGCCGGAACGCGGCGATCAACGAGGCCCATGCCGCCAAGGGCGAAGCGGGGTGGGGGAACCAGATCCGGTCCTACGTGCTCCAGCCCTATCAGATGGTGAAGGACCTGCGAACGGGGTTCGAAACCTCGGACACGCAGGGAGTGCTGGACGGCGATATCGACGGGCTGATGGCCGCGACGCTCGCCATGGACGTCTCCGGCAAGAGCCGCGCGGAAGCCAATTCAGACGACTGA
- a CDS encoding ABC transporter ATP-binding protein, producing MADLKLTDVGKTYGGKVEVLKNIDLDIKTGELIVFVGPSGCGKSTLLRMIAGLEKITSGTLEIDGLLVNDVPPSERGIAMVFQSYALYPHMTVYDNMSFSLKIAKKSKDEIDQAVRRAAKILQLDVLLDRLPKELSGGQRQRVAIGRAIVRDPKVYLFDEPLSNLDAALRVATRIEIAQLKEAMPNSTMIYVTHDQVEAMTLADRIVVLANKGIAQVGSPLELYETPDNEFVAQFIGSPAMNLLPGEVTGTGAQTTVSLAHGETAISAIATQEADKSRAVNVGVRPEDMVFAKDGEPAVYEGTVDYVERLGEVTVLYFETEGDAPPVIAKLPGIHKGLRGNKVRLTADPAKVHLFSNGQTMR from the coding sequence ATGGCCGATCTGAAACTGACCGATGTGGGCAAGACCTACGGCGGCAAGGTCGAGGTGTTGAAGAACATCGACCTCGACATCAAGACCGGGGAACTGATCGTCTTCGTGGGGCCTTCGGGCTGTGGCAAGTCCACGCTTCTCAGGATGATCGCGGGGCTCGAGAAGATCACCTCCGGAACCCTCGAGATCGACGGGCTGCTGGTGAACGACGTACCGCCATCGGAGCGCGGCATCGCCATGGTGTTCCAGAGCTACGCGCTCTATCCGCATATGACAGTCTACGACAACATGTCGTTTTCGCTGAAGATCGCGAAGAAATCGAAGGACGAAATCGACCAGGCGGTGCGCCGCGCGGCCAAGATCCTGCAACTCGACGTGCTTCTGGACCGGCTGCCCAAGGAGCTGTCCGGGGGGCAACGCCAACGCGTCGCTATCGGCCGCGCCATCGTGCGCGATCCCAAGGTCTATCTCTTCGACGAGCCGCTCTCGAATCTCGACGCGGCGCTGCGCGTCGCGACCCGGATCGAGATTGCGCAATTGAAGGAAGCGATGCCCAATTCGACGATGATCTATGTCACCCACGACCAGGTCGAGGCGATGACGCTGGCCGACAGGATCGTGGTGCTGGCCAACAAGGGCATCGCGCAGGTCGGCTCGCCGCTCGAGCTCTACGAGACGCCGGACAACGAGTTCGTGGCGCAGTTCATCGGTTCGCCCGCCATGAACCTCCTGCCGGGCGAAGTGACCGGGACGGGGGCGCAGACGACGGTGAGCCTTGCACATGGCGAAACCGCGATCAGCGCCATCGCCACGCAGGAGGCCGACAAGAGCCGCGCCGTCAACGTGGGCGTGCGGCCGGAGGACATGGTCTTTGCCAAGGACGGGGAACCGGCCGTCTACGAAGGCACCGTCGACTATGTCGAACGGCTGGGCGAGGTCACAGTCCTTTACTTCGAGACCGAGGGCGACGCACCGCCGGTGATCGCGAAGCTCCCCGGCATCCACAAGGGGCTGCGCGGAAACAAGGTTCGGCTGACCGCGGACCCGGCGAAGGTGCATCTGTTCTCCAACGGTCAGACCATGCGCTGA
- a CDS encoding cytochrome c: protein MRWIIALVVVLAIGVGGGLIIARPATDGSDILAGLTPDVANGQTVFTASGCASCHMAEGATGEAKLVLSGGQAFASDFGTFRAPNISQHPDEGIGDWTDLDMWNALHNGTSPDGQHYYPVLPYAAYVHLEPQDVVDLHAYMKTLPEDATPSLPHEVGFPFSVRAAVGGWKMLFFKDDWVMQGDLSPELERGRELVEAMGHCAECHTPRNLLGGLKTGGDWLTGAPNPSGRGTFPDLVTLEWSEGEIAEYLSSGFTPEFDSAGGHMALVVENFAALSPEDRAAVAAYVKALPIQ, encoded by the coding sequence ATGCGTTGGATCATCGCCCTCGTCGTCGTCTTGGCCATCGGTGTTGGCGGAGGATTGATCATCGCGCGCCCAGCAACGGACGGATCAGATATTCTGGCGGGTCTGACCCCGGATGTCGCGAACGGCCAAACGGTCTTCACCGCGTCAGGCTGCGCCTCCTGCCACATGGCCGAGGGTGCGACCGGCGAAGCGAAGCTCGTCTTGTCCGGTGGGCAGGCATTCGCGTCGGACTTCGGCACATTCCGCGCGCCGAACATCTCGCAGCATCCTGACGAAGGCATCGGCGACTGGACCGATCTCGACATGTGGAACGCGCTTCACAACGGCACCTCGCCCGATGGCCAGCACTACTACCCGGTCCTGCCCTATGCCGCCTATGTCCACCTCGAGCCACAGGATGTTGTGGACCTTCACGCCTACATGAAAACGCTGCCCGAGGACGCGACGCCCTCTCTGCCACATGAGGTCGGATTTCCCTTCTCGGTCCGGGCCGCGGTGGGAGGCTGGAAGATGCTTTTCTTCAAGGATGACTGGGTGATGCAGGGCGACCTTTCGCCCGAGCTTGAACGCGGGCGGGAGCTGGTGGAGGCGATGGGACACTGCGCCGAATGCCATACGCCCCGCAACCTCCTAGGCGGGCTCAAGACCGGCGGAGACTGGCTCACGGGCGCGCCCAACCCGTCGGGACGCGGAACCTTCCCCGATCTCGTCACGCTCGAGTGGAGCGAAGGCGAAATCGCGGAATATCTGTCGTCGGGCTTCACGCCGGAGTTCGACAGCGCGGGCGGCCACATGGCGCTGGTGGTGGAGAACTTCGCGGCCCTCTCGCCCGAGGATCGTGCCGCCGTCGCCGCCTATGTCAAGGCACTGCCGATCCAGTGA
- a CDS encoding Hsp70 family protein, protein MPTATPTTMTDRVTETLAIDFGTSNSAVAVVDRGRVFRLPLEQGQDTLPTAVFFPTGGKMKIGAPAGEALIAGEEGRYMRALKSVLGTTLFHEAKLIGGKRRTIADIVTAFLCEVKERAERMTGLTFTRVVCGRPVHFHSADPERDARAAADLAACLRAAGFVHVRFVLEPEAAALANQGANDTEKLGLVVDIGGGTSDFTLFRTGNDGPDILASHGIRLGGTDFDQHLSLTHVMPLLGHGGELRREFGPGLLPMPKAIFVDLATWARIPFLYTAETRREVAHLVKYAVDRVRVERLETVLEAELGHDIAFAVERGKIAANKPEGAGKIALGLIEARLSAEITRASLDTALADMQVRLEDAIRDTLDLAAVTPGEVGTLVMVGGSSLMSLVEEAGRAVCPEARVARTEAFTAVIDGLALAIERRIGTPH, encoded by the coding sequence ATGCCGACCGCCACGCCGACCACCATGACAGACCGCGTGACCGAAACGCTCGCCATCGACTTCGGCACGTCCAATTCCGCCGTGGCCGTGGTGGACCGGGGCCGCGTCTTCCGGCTGCCGCTGGAACAGGGTCAGGATACCCTGCCGACCGCCGTGTTCTTTCCCACCGGCGGGAAGATGAAGATCGGCGCGCCCGCGGGCGAGGCGCTGATCGCGGGCGAGGAGGGCCGTTACATGCGTGCGCTGAAAAGCGTGCTGGGCACGACGCTCTTTCACGAAGCAAAGCTCATCGGCGGCAAGCGTCGCACGATCGCGGATATAGTGACGGCATTTCTCTGTGAGGTGAAAGAGCGGGCCGAACGGATGACGGGGCTGACCTTCACCCGCGTCGTCTGTGGTCGGCCGGTGCATTTCCACTCGGCCGACCCCGAGCGTGACGCGCGCGCCGCCGCGGACCTTGCCGCCTGTCTGCGTGCCGCGGGGTTCGTCCATGTGCGCTTCGTGCTGGAACCCGAGGCGGCCGCGCTGGCCAATCAAGGGGCGAACGACACTGAAAAGCTGGGACTCGTCGTCGACATCGGTGGCGGCACGTCGGATTTCACCCTGTTCCGGACCGGAAACGATGGGCCGGACATCCTCGCGAGCCACGGGATCCGGCTGGGCGGCACCGACTTCGACCAGCACCTGTCACTGACCCATGTGATGCCGCTTCTCGGCCATGGCGGAGAACTCAGACGCGAGTTCGGACCCGGGCTTCTCCCCATGCCGAAAGCGATCTTCGTCGATCTGGCCACCTGGGCGCGTATTCCTTTTCTCTACACCGCCGAAACCCGCCGGGAGGTCGCGCATCTGGTGAAATATGCGGTCGACCGGGTGCGGGTGGAGCGGCTCGAGACCGTGCTGGAAGCCGAGCTAGGCCATGATATCGCCTTCGCCGTCGAGAGGGGCAAGATCGCCGCGAACAAGCCCGAGGGTGCAGGCAAAATCGCACTGGGACTGATCGAAGCGCGGCTCTCAGCAGAGATCACGCGAGCCTCGCTCGATACGGCGTTGGCGGACATGCAGGTCCGGCTCGAGGACGCGATCCGCGACACGCTCGACCTGGCCGCAGTGACCCCCGGTGAGGTCGGCACGCTGGTCATGGTCGGGGGCTCGTCGCTCATGTCGCTGGTGGAAGAAGCCGGACGCGCGGTCTGCCCGGAGGCACGCGTCGCCCGGACCGAGGCCTTCACGGCGGTGATCGACGGGCTCGCGCTCGCCATCGAGCGGCGGATCGGCACGCCGCACTAG
- a CDS encoding carbohydrate ABC transporter permease → MHPAIQAVLTVGVAVVVAIGYFYLSNLFLDRVLYPARGPKAGRNINRANLIRPWLFLFPAFAALCLYLAYPVVETIRLSLTDRVAGGAYVWAGGDNYAQMLGDPKFWEALWNNFFWLLIVPAASTAFGLIIAQLTDRLAWGNIAKSLIFMPMAISFVGASVIFKLVYDYRPAGEEQIGILNAVYLALGGDAPQAWLTIPWLNSLLLMVVLIWIQTGFAMVILSAALRGIPEETIEAAIVDGANPWQIFFKIKVPQIMPTIMVVWTTITIVVLKIFDIVFAMTNGQWGTQVLANYMYDKLFRANDWGVGSASAMVIMLLVLPILVWNVRTARREMR, encoded by the coding sequence ATGCATCCAGCCATCCAAGCGGTCCTGACGGTCGGTGTCGCCGTCGTCGTGGCCATCGGGTATTTCTACCTGTCCAACCTCTTTCTCGACCGGGTGCTGTATCCCGCCCGCGGCCCCAAGGCCGGGCGCAACATCAACCGGGCGAACCTGATCCGCCCCTGGCTCTTTCTTTTCCCGGCCTTCGCGGCCCTTTGCCTTTACCTTGCCTATCCGGTGGTCGAGACGATCCGCCTGTCGCTGACCGACCGGGTCGCAGGCGGCGCCTATGTCTGGGCCGGCGGGGACAACTACGCACAGATGCTGGGCGATCCCAAGTTCTGGGAGGCGCTCTGGAACAACTTCTTCTGGCTCCTCATCGTGCCGGCGGCCTCGACCGCCTTCGGGCTCATCATCGCGCAACTCACCGACCGGCTCGCCTGGGGCAACATCGCCAAGTCGCTGATCTTCATGCCGATGGCGATTTCCTTCGTCGGGGCATCGGTCATCTTCAAGCTCGTCTACGACTACCGACCTGCGGGGGAAGAGCAGATCGGCATCCTGAACGCCGTCTACCTGGCCTTGGGCGGCGACGCGCCGCAGGCCTGGCTCACGATCCCTTGGCTCAATTCGCTCCTCCTCATGGTGGTGCTCATCTGGATCCAGACGGGCTTTGCCATGGTGATCCTTTCGGCCGCGCTGCGCGGTATCCCCGAGGAAACCATCGAGGCGGCCATCGTGGACGGGGCCAACCCCTGGCAGATCTTCTTCAAGATCAAGGTGCCCCAGATCATGCCGACGATCATGGTGGTCTGGACCACGATCACCATCGTGGTGCTCAAGATATTCGACATCGTCTTTGCCATGACCAATGGGCAATGGGGCACGCAGGTTCTGGCCAACTACATGTATGACAAGCTCTTTCGTGCCAACGACTGGGGCGTGGGTTCGGCAAGCGCGATGGTGATCATGCTGCTCGTGCTGCCGATCCTCGTCTGGAACGTGCGCACGGCCCGCAGGGAGATGCGCTGA
- a CDS encoding ABC transporter substrate-binding protein: protein MKQTFNKRLSASVALLALMAGGATAQDLMMPIGEGDFNWDSYTAFADANDLSGQTLTVAGPWLGPDQDMVENMLAYFEEATGADVSYVGSDSFEQQIRIDAEAGSAPNVAVFPQPGLLADMAELGYVTPLGEDLANWTAENYAAGQSWVDLATVPGPDGTEALYGFFYKVDVKSLVWYVPENFEDAGYEVPGTMEELKALTEQIVADGETPWCIGLGSGGATGWPATDWVEDMMLRTTTPENYDAWVANELPFNSPEVVSAIEAYGEFATVDENVVGGKQGAATTDFRDSPKGLFGAPPQCYMHRQASFIPAFFPEGTEVGADVDFFYFPASGEGDLGTPVLGAGTVWGITNDNEAAHVFMEWLTTPIAHELWMAQKGFLTPHKGVNTALFSDPTLGKMNDILLEATTFRFDGSDLMPGGVGAGSFWTGMVDYTSGAKSAQEVADEIQASWEALK, encoded by the coding sequence ATGAAACAGACATTCAACAAGCGCTTGTCCGCGAGCGTGGCCTTGCTTGCGCTGATGGCGGGCGGCGCAACGGCACAGGACCTGATGATGCCCATCGGCGAGGGCGACTTCAATTGGGACAGCTACACTGCCTTTGCAGACGCCAATGACCTGTCGGGCCAGACCCTGACGGTCGCGGGCCCCTGGCTCGGCCCTGACCAGGACATGGTCGAGAACATGCTGGCCTATTTCGAAGAGGCGACCGGGGCGGATGTCTCTTACGTCGGCTCCGACAGCTTCGAGCAGCAGATCCGCATCGACGCCGAAGCGGGCTCGGCCCCCAACGTTGCGGTGTTCCCACAGCCTGGGCTGCTCGCTGATATGGCCGAGCTTGGCTATGTGACGCCGCTGGGCGAGGACCTCGCCAATTGGACTGCCGAAAACTACGCCGCTGGGCAATCCTGGGTCGATCTCGCGACCGTGCCCGGACCTGACGGGACCGAGGCGCTTTATGGCTTCTTCTACAAGGTCGATGTGAAATCGCTGGTCTGGTATGTGCCGGAGAACTTCGAGGACGCCGGTTACGAGGTGCCCGGGACCATGGAGGAACTGAAGGCCCTCACCGAGCAGATCGTGGCGGACGGCGAGACGCCCTGGTGCATCGGGCTCGGGTCCGGTGGCGCGACCGGCTGGCCCGCGACCGACTGGGTCGAGGACATGATGCTGCGCACGACCACGCCCGAGAACTACGACGCCTGGGTCGCGAATGAACTGCCGTTCAATTCGCCCGAAGTGGTCAGCGCCATCGAAGCCTATGGCGAATTCGCAACCGTCGACGAGAACGTCGTGGGCGGCAAGCAGGGCGCGGCGACGACCGACTTCCGCGACAGCCCCAAGGGGCTCTTCGGCGCGCCGCCCCAGTGCTACATGCACCGGCAGGCGTCCTTCATTCCCGCATTCTTCCCCGAAGGCACGGAAGTCGGTGCGGATGTGGACTTCTTCTACTTCCCGGCCTCGGGTGAAGGTGATCTCGGCACGCCGGTTCTGGGCGCGGGCACCGTCTGGGGCATCACGAACGACAACGAAGCGGCCCATGTGTTCATGGAGTGGCTTACCACGCCCATCGCGCATGAACTCTGGATGGCGCAGAAAGGCTTCCTCACCCCGCACAAGGGCGTGAACACGGCGCTCTTCTCGGACCCGACGCTGGGCAAGATGAACGACATCCTGCTCGAAGCGACCACCTTCCGCTTTGACGGCTCCGACCTCATGCCCGGTGGCGTGGGTGCCGGCAGCTTCTGGACCGGGATGGTCGACTACACCTCCGGCGCGAAATCGGCGCAGGAAGTGGCCGACGAGATTCAGGCAAGCTGGGAAGCGCTGAAGTAA
- a CDS encoding LacI family DNA-binding transcriptional regulator: MTLKELAKALGLSPTTVSRALNGFPEVSEETRKKVRAAAEAYGYRPNMRARSLATGRAMAIGHVIPIQSGHEMVNPVFADFISGAGEIYSQAGYDMLISIVPDDRQQQAYQDFRTKGSVDGIIVHAPRAGDRRIHLLNEVGIPFVVHGRASDTHEDYSWVDMNNLRAFERATKLLLDLGHRRIALINGLEDMDFAIRRRAGVRAALETQGIALDDRLCFTGEMTEQYGHAAMTKLLALPDPPTAVLTSSMIPGIGIRRAIRESGREIGRDVSVIIHDDDLSYLPNGRDDPLFTATRSSVREAGRAAATMLLDIIATGDFTPRHVLLEADLILGRSTGPVQALTPT, translated from the coding sequence ATGACCCTGAAGGAACTCGCCAAGGCTCTGGGACTGTCCCCGACCACCGTCAGCCGGGCGCTGAACGGGTTTCCCGAGGTGTCGGAAGAGACGCGCAAGAAGGTGCGCGCGGCGGCCGAAGCCTATGGATATCGCCCCAACATGCGCGCCCGCAGCCTCGCCACAGGGCGGGCGATGGCCATCGGCCACGTCATCCCGATCCAGTCCGGGCACGAGATGGTGAACCCCGTCTTCGCCGATTTCATCTCCGGCGCGGGCGAGATCTATTCTCAGGCCGGATACGACATGCTGATCTCGATCGTGCCGGACGACCGGCAGCAGCAGGCCTATCAGGACTTCCGCACCAAGGGCAGCGTGGACGGCATCATCGTTCATGCGCCCCGGGCCGGCGACCGGCGCATCCACCTCCTGAACGAGGTCGGCATTCCCTTCGTGGTCCATGGCCGTGCCTCTGACACGCATGAAGACTATTCCTGGGTCGATATGAACAACCTCCGGGCCTTCGAGCGCGCAACGAAGCTGCTTCTCGACCTCGGCCATCGCCGGATCGCGCTCATCAACGGTCTCGAGGATATGGATTTCGCCATTCGCCGCCGCGCCGGTGTGCGCGCAGCGCTCGAAACACAGGGGATCGCGCTCGACGACCGGCTCTGTTTCACGGGGGAAATGACCGAGCAATACGGCCACGCCGCGATGACGAAGCTTCTCGCCCTTCCCGACCCGCCGACCGCCGTCCTCACTTCGTCTATGATTCCCGGCATCGGTATCCGCCGCGCGATTCGCGAATCCGGGCGCGAGATCGGGCGCGACGTGTCCGTCATCATCCATGACGACGACCTGTCCTATCTGCCCAACGGACGCGACGACCCGCTGTTCACCGCCACAAGGTCTTCGGTCCGCGAAGCCGGCCGCGCCGCCGCGACCATGCTCCTCGACATCATCGCCACCGGCGATTTCACCCCCCGTCACGTGCTGCTGGAGGCCGATCTTATCCTCGGTCGCTCCACTGGTCCCGTTCAGGCCCTGACCCCGACATGA